A single genomic interval of Procambarus clarkii isolate CNS0578487 chromosome 17, FALCON_Pclarkii_2.0, whole genome shotgun sequence harbors:
- the Vps8 gene encoding vacuolar protein sorting-associated protein 8 homolog isoform X3 — protein sequence MATEGEEQLSNEPEKLDDTDIIKQLDLQLEELDDEEFQLPPVGELPTLESILNENDPGSVSDDDLVLPPLPHPKASFSTDGGDTLSVHSRGSSDSRSRTSSTERHSTGSRSRKDAQNKTHGSILRHVILKGVAAQLVSAHDRVGAGLPTTMAVGNIICIGTSHGLVLVFEPTQALKFCLGSTQLGEQCGSVSALALNQDCTRLLAGFAKGQICLFDLTSSKLLQTISDAHTPFTAVLHLKWTDYPGMAVISDSGGSVFELSIKRTMGLNSNESRCIFSGSRGEVCTIEPLLMSQFRATPFVETVILAMATISKVIVVSLRPQLKVLFSHPLKASVSTLPLLAWQFVVIQMPDGTRVIDPVLAFGREKNVFFYQLTHGSQEELQFIPLQKMGLSFVIQGMAWLNTRTLSVMDTREHLHVIDVKTQEEQEMVDLAHLGLVYASPHFKAIATGGNVSKAMALSGERACYHSMVSFGTQVLLLGTKSFQVVTVRSWVDRLDYLVKGGHKREALQLALDIYQDKAQAIVGLKHKKEKRQQLVQEKICELLNQYLDSAMNELPERSNLTALNQYYSQLVTLCVQVSVGANLKDVLFGRVWETFSEDAISKGIYLEALEPYILSDQLADISPSITQCLLTHQEVCGKLQAAEACIVHLSVTSLDLHQAMTLCWTHGLYDAIFYIYTHGMRDFVTPLEELVTVLCNAMDSGNALTDSQVMLGNKILVYVSCCLAGRAYPHGDIDPQELQQVKHEIFKCITSLHSKNAKPTENSYPFLRTLLRFDTREFLNVLALAFEEAEFTSELGMQQRQRVVDILLQVMVEGQGFGPAQLGSLFTFIARQMSRQQGAIAINRQLFDQVLCHLTAADAESHHEERQTALLELLQEGGLVHYETNHLLDKARQAQFYRVCEYVYEERGEHEKIVECYLEDKLRKHQVFTYIRSVLSSPQFTDLHAQKIQQQFLTHIKTLLEIDSSRVASLLLTMPQLMPLVKDITLQLRDDEQLLYNALHALFTYRSTHASPGGRGGDLSDSPLTSELHEEYIDLMCRVNPSLVYPYLKGAEGYRLEQTLEICKKNNQQESTAFLLERAGDIKGAFEILLVILKSKVGDLLSNVDDNGTMNSQVSLGHVQAQVVKLVRVCQLGSSQLEESGRRELWFPLLDVLLSTQPPLVNNQHLAHGRIPVCHSRSPVSHEMRGMVGHVVNSMMTHISLPAILERVMHDPGYCGGNFAQIKHLLKGMVERYVYEETLYATVVRIIAGDQLRYLTLQHNQACAPLVVYSTTCAICHSIYHPSSKAVAHSCGHSYHAQCGGESTSCMLCMGGSQENTTEETQPNDSKSEPLAPMVSP from the exons CTTGATGATGAAGAGTTCCAGCTTCCTCCAGTTGGCGAGCTACCAACACTAGAGAGTATATTAAATGAGAATGACCCAGGGAGTGTGTCTGATGATGATCTtgttcttcctcctcttcctcatcccAAG GCTTCTTTTTCCACTGATGGGGGGGATACGTTGTCTGTACATTCTCGAGGCAGTTCAGATTCAAGGAGCCGTACGTCGTCAACAGAGAGGCACAGCACTGGAAGTCGGTCTCGTAAGGATGCCCAGAATAAAACCCATGGATCAATATTGCGTCACGTTATACTTAAGGGCGTGGCAGCCCAACTGGTGTCTGCACAT GATCGAGTTGGTGCTGGGTTGCCTACAACAATGGCCGTGGGcaacatcatttgtattggcaccAGTCATGGCCTTGTTCTTGTCTTCGAACCCACACAGGCTCTTAAATTTTGCTTAGGCTCCACACAG CTAGGTGAACAGTGTGGCTCAGTATCAGCTTTGGCTTTGAACCAAGACTGCACTCGCCTTTTGGCTGGGTTTGCCAAAGGCCAGATCTGCCTATTTGACTTAACATCTAGCAAGCTTCTGCAGACTATCTCAGATGCGCATACACCATTTACAGCTGTTTTGCACCTGAAG TGGACAGACTACCCAGGCATGGCAGTAATTAGTGACAGTGGAGGATCAGTCTTTGAACTGTCCATTAAACGAACCATGGGACTTAACTCCAATGAGTCTCGCTGCATATTTTCTGGAAGTCGTGGAGAAGTGTGTACTATAGAGCCATTACTGATGTCACAGTTTCGTGCTACTCCATTTGTAGAGACGGTCATCTTGGCAATGGCTACTATATCAAAG gTCATTGTGGTTTCCTTAAGGCCGCAGCTGAAAGTTTTGTTCTCGCATCCATTAAaagcttcggtttcaacccttccaCTCCTTGCCTGGCAGTTTGTTGTGATACAGATGCCAGATGGGACGAGAGTGATTGATCCTGTCCTGGCATTTGGACgggaaaaaaatgtttttttttatcag CTTACCCATGGAAGTCAGGAGGAGCTTCAGTTTATCCCTCTTCAGAAGATGGGTTTGTCATTTGTAATACAGGGAATGGCATGGCTTAACACTCGCACTCTATCTGTCATGGACACGCGAGAGCATTTACATGTCATTGATGTGAAGACACAGGAAGAACAAGAAATGGTGGATCTGGCCCATTTGGGGCTGGTATATGCATCTCCCCATTTCAAGGCTATTGCTACAGGGGGTAATGTTAGCAAAGCTATG GcattatcaggagaaagagcGTGCTACCACTCCATGGTCAGCTTTGGAACACAGGTGCTCCTGTTGGGCACAAAGTCATTCCAG GTCGTGACGGTGCGATCCTGGGTAGATCGTCTGGATTACTTGGTGAAAGGTGGTCACAAACGTGAGGCCCTCCAGCTTGCCCTTGATATCTATCAGGATAAAGCTCAAGCAATTGTAGGACTCAAGCATAAGAAGGAAAAGAGACAGCAG CTAGTGCAGGAGAAGATTTGTGAGTTACTGAACCAGTACCTTGACTCGGCCATGAATGAACTCCCTGAGCGCAGCAACCTGACGGCGCTCAACCAGTACTATTCCCAGCTGGTCACTCTTTGTGTTCAGGTGTCAGTGGGGGCCAATTTAAAGGATGTCCTCTTTGGACGAGTCTGGGAAACCTTCAGTGAGGATGCCATATCTAAAG GTATTTACTTGGAAGCCCTTGAGCCGTACATTTTGAGTGACCAGCTAGCGGACATATCACCCAGTATAACGCAATGTCTCCTCACTCACCAAGAGGTGTGTGGGAAACTTCAGGCAGCCGAGGCCTGCATTGTGCACCTCAGTGTGACATCCCTTGATCTTCACCAGGCCATGACTCTGTGCTGGACCCATGGGTTATATGAtgccatattttatatatatacccatGGCATGAGAGATTTTGTTACTCCCCTTGAGGAGCTTGTGACAGTTTTATGTAATGCAATGGATAGTGGAAATGCATTGACAGACAGCCAAGTGATGTTGGGTAACAAAATATTAGTATACGTGTCTTGTTGCTTAGCTGGACGGGCTTACCCACATGGTGATATTGATCCTCAGGAATTACAACAAGTCAAACACGAGATTTTTAAGTGTATTACCTCGCTGCATTCAAAAAATGCTAAACCTACAGAAAATTCTTACCCGTTCTTGAGAACTTTATTAAGATTTGATACTAGAGAATTTCTTAATGTGCTGGCTTTAGCATTTGAGGAAGCAGAATTCACCTCTGAACTTGGAATGCAACAGAGACAGCGGGTTGTGGACATTTTACTTCAG gtgatggtggagggacaaGGCTTTGGACCTGCCCAGCTGGGATCACTGTTTACGTTCATAGCTCGGCAAATGTCACGACAACAGGGAGCCATTGCAATCAATAGACAACTTTTTGACCAG GTACTATGCCATCTAACAGCTGCTGATGCTGAGAGTCACCACGAGGAGAGGCAGACAGCTCTGCTGGAGCTGTTGCAGGAGGGTGGCCTTGTGCACTACGAAACTAATCATCTATTAGACAAAGCACGTCAAGCACAATT CTATCGGGTATGTGAATATGTTTATGAGGAAAGAGGAGAACACGAGAAGATTGTTGAATGCTATCTGGAAGATAAACTGCGGAAACATCAGGTTTTTACCTACATTCGTTCAGTGTTGTCATCGCCACAGTTTACTGACCTCCATGCTCAGAAGATCCAGCAACAATTCCTCACACACATCAAA ACACTCCTTGAGATTGACAGTAGCCGTGTAGCCAGTCTTCTCTTAACAATGCCTCAGTTGATGCCTCTGGTGAAAGATATCACATTGCAGTTGAGGGATGATGAACAGCTTCTTTATAATGCTCTCCATGCATTGTTCACATACAG ATCGACCCATGCATCTCCAGGGGGGCGTGGTGGAGACCTGAGTGATAGTCCTCTTACCTCAGAGCTTCATGAGGAGTACATTGATCTCATGTGTAGGGTAAATCCCAGCTTAGTTTACCCATATCTGAAAGGTGCTGAAGGTTACCGGCTGGAACAGACTCTGGAG ATCTGCAAGAAAAACAATCAGCAAGAGTCAACAGCATTCCTACTTGAGAGAGCAGGTGATATTAAAGGTGCTTTTGAGATTCTTCTAGTCATCCTCAAGTCCAAAGTTGGTGAT CTTTTGTCTAATGTAGATGATAACGGGACCATGAACTCTCAAGTGTCGTTGGGTCATGTTCAAGCTCAG GTTGTAAAGCTGGTGCGTGTATGTCAGCTTGGCTCCAGTCAGTTGGAAGAGTCGGGGCGTCGAGAGCTCTGGTTCCCTCTACTGGATGTGCTCCTGTCCACTCAACCGCCACTTGTCAATAACCAACACTTAGCTCATGGTAGGATCCCTGTCTGCCATAGTAGGTCACCTGTCAGCCATG AGATGCGTGGAATGGTTGGTCATGTGGTGAACAGCATGATGACTCACATATCCCTGCCAGCAATCCTAGAGCGAGTGATGCATGACCCTGGGTACTGTGGGGGAAACTTTGCCCAGATCAAACACCTTCTAAAAG GTATGGTTGAGAGATATGTGTATGAAGAGACACTGTATGCAACAGTGGTGCGGATCATTGCAGGGGACCAGCTGAGATACCTCACTCTGCAACACAACCAAGCATGTGCCCCCCTTGTAGTCTACTCAACCACTTGCGCAATCTGTCATAGCATTTATCACCCATCGAGCAAAGCAGTGGCACATAG TTGTGGTCATAGTTATCATGCACAGTGTGGTGGAGAGTCAACTTCCTGCATGCTTTGTATGGGAGGCAGTCAAGAAAACACAACAGAGGAGACACAGCCTAATGACTCCAAGTCTGAACCTTTG